One Brevinematia bacterium genomic window, TGTTGAACATCTCTTTAAAGCCTGTTGCTTCTATAGCTTCTTTTGCTATCGGAGAGGGTGTTAGGACATACACCTTAAATCCTTTTTCTTCTCCTTTTTCTATTGCATACATTATAGTTCCCAGTCCTGCAGAGGATAGGTTGTCAACTTCGCTTAAATCAATACAGACGCTCTTTTGTTCAATTGCACTGTACAATTGTTTTTGAAAGTCGTCGTAAGTGTAAGAGTTTACACTCCCTTTCAGTTTAATTAAATAGTATTTACCTTTGTCAGAGACCTCAATATTTAACTTCTTTTCCATAGTTAAACCTCCTCTATAATAATAATATTTTTATGGTCTTTTAAAGACAAGTAAGCTGACATCGTCCTTTATTTGCCTGTTTGAAAATTCATACCAACTGTCAAATATTCTCGTTAGTATCTCGCTTGACTGTTTATCATTATATTGCTTAATTATTTTTTCTACCAGGGATAAGTTGAATTTAGTTCCATCAATTGCTGTTGCTTCAGTAAAACCATCTGTTGCAATAGCTATGATATCTCCTTTTTCAAAGGAGACCTTTTTTACATCAATTAATTTTGAAATATCCTTGACAAACCCTAGTATTTTACCTTCTCCTTGAATTTGAGATATACTGTGAGTTTTTGATGAGTAATGCCACATTACAGGTATTCCATTGTTTATAAAAAATATGCTATTTTGGGAGATATCAGCAACTATGAAAACACCACTGAAAAATGTTCCCTTGGGTAGGTTC contains:
- a CDS encoding STAS domain-containing protein, with the translated sequence MEKKLNIEVSDKGKYYLIKLKGSVNSYTYDDFQKQLYSAIEQKSVCIDLSEVDNLSSAGLGTIMYAIEKGEEKGFKVYVLTPSPIAKEAIEATGFKEMFNIIHSLAEIK